A single region of the Methylocystis echinoides genome encodes:
- a CDS encoding succinate dehydrogenase assembly factor 2, which yields MTKSAMSVENPADLPPSDSDIRRRRIRIRAWRRGLRELDILMGGFVDARVDALGDAELVELEELLDLPDAELLSWLAGGVAPPPERDTALLKAIIAFHTHDGPIH from the coding sequence ATGACAAAATCCGCCATGTCCGTGGAAAACCCGGCCGACCTTCCGCCGAGCGACAGCGACATCCGTCGCCGGCGCATCCGGATTCGCGCCTGGCGTCGGGGCTTGCGGGAGCTCGATATTCTCATGGGCGGCTTTGTGGACGCCCGTGTCGACGCGCTCGGCGACGCCGAGCTTGTCGAACTCGAGGAATTGCTCGATTTGCCCGACGCCGAGCTTCTGAGCTGGCTTGCGGGCGGCGTCGCCCCGCCGCCGGAGCGCGACACGGCGCTACTTAAGGCCATCATCGCTTTCCACACCCACGACGGACCGATCCATTGA
- a CDS encoding response regulator has product MTEQSGALRVLVIDDDHDVADSLVMLLETFGADVRVAYSGDAGLETVAAFRPKLVFLDIGMPRMDGYETARRLRALPQGRALTLVALTGWGQEQISARAREAGFDRQLTKPAGLADLEQLLGAVQ; this is encoded by the coding sequence ATGACCGAGCAGAGCGGCGCGCTCCGGGTTCTGGTGATCGACGACGACCATGACGTCGCCGACAGTCTCGTCATGCTTCTCGAGACCTTCGGGGCGGATGTGCGAGTCGCCTATAGCGGCGACGCCGGGCTGGAGACGGTGGCGGCCTTCAGGCCGAAGCTGGTCTTCCTCGATATCGGAATGCCGCGAATGGACGGTTATGAGACAGCGCGGCGGCTACGCGCCCTGCCGCAGGGGCGCGCGTTGACGCTCGTCGCCCTGACCGGATGGGGACAGGAGCAGATCAGCGCCCGCGCGCGTGAAGCTGGTTTCGACCGCCAGCTCACCAAGCCGGCCGGACTGGCGGATCTGGAGCAATTGCTCGGCGCGGTGCAATAA